Proteins from one Verrucomicrobiia bacterium genomic window:
- the tmpT gene encoding thiopurine S-methyltransferase, with product MDTAFWHRKWEKNDIAFHGSEANPLLVKYFDKLSLARESRVFLPLCGKTRDISWFLSRGYRIVGSELVALAIEQLFADLDMEFEITRAGEAKRYSAKDIDIFVGDIFCLSKSLLGPVGAVYDRAALVALPKEMRKRYAAQVQDVTREAPQLLISYEYDQAQMEGPPFSISGDEIRERYGSYDVTLLESVAVPGGLKGKCAASENAWLLSTKK from the coding sequence ATGGATACGGCATTTTGGCATCGAAAATGGGAAAAGAATGACATTGCATTCCATGGAAGTGAAGCCAATCCGCTCCTGGTGAAATATTTCGACAAGCTCTCTTTAGCCCGGGAAAGCCGGGTGTTCTTGCCGCTATGCGGCAAAACGCGGGATATCAGTTGGTTTCTTTCCCGAGGTTATCGTATCGTGGGATCGGAACTGGTGGCTCTGGCTATCGAGCAATTATTTGCGGATCTCGATATGGAATTCGAAATAACCCGCGCTGGAGAGGCGAAACGTTATAGCGCAAAAGATATCGACATCTTCGTCGGAGATATCTTTTGTTTGTCCAAAAGCCTGCTGGGTCCGGTCGGCGCCGTTTATGACCGGGCAGCTTTGGTGGCACTACCCAAAGAAATGCGTAAACGCTATGCGGCACAGGTCCAGGATGTGACTCGTGAAGCGCCGCAGCTGCTCATTTCCTACGAATATGACCAAGCGCAGATGGAAGGGCCTCCTTTTTCTATCAGCGGCGACGAAATCCGGGAGCGCTATGGGAGCTATGACGTGACTTTACTTGAAAGCGTCGCTGTGCCGGGCGGATTAAAAGGAAAATGCGCGGCCAGCGAGAATGCATGGCTGTTGTCGACAAAAAAATAA